From the Martelella mediterranea DSM 17316 genome, one window contains:
- a CDS encoding glycerate kinase type-2 family protein: MNSSARFQDNPDAFLRRLFDVAVAAADPMKQLSRYLPEPPKGRTIVVGAGKGSARMAEALEACWEGPLEGVVVTRYGHEAPCKHIEILSASHPVPDEAGEKAAKRILETVSDLTEDDLVIVLISGGGSALLSLPPEGVTLADKIAVNKALLRCGAAIDEVNCVRKHLSAIKGGRLAAAIHPARCHTLLISDVPGDDPAIIASGPTVGETTTVEDARAILKRYEIDLPDHVARHLDTEAARCVTPDDPRLARAENHIIATPFMSLEAAADAAREAGLDVLVLGDTIEGEAKDVGIVHAGIAGSVVHHGVPAKRPAIILSGGETSVTVKGEGRGGRNVEFLLSLAVELNGLEGVYALAGDTDGVDGREEVAGAVIGPDTLERARLLGLDARAALADNDGHGFFEALGDQVITGPTLTNVNDFRAILIL, from the coding sequence ATTCCTCCGCCCGCTTCCAAGATAATCCCGACGCGTTCCTGCGCAGGCTCTTCGATGTTGCCGTGGCCGCTGCCGATCCGATGAAGCAACTTTCACGATACTTGCCCGAGCCACCGAAGGGCCGCACGATCGTGGTCGGGGCCGGCAAGGGCTCGGCGCGCATGGCGGAGGCGCTGGAGGCTTGCTGGGAAGGGCCGCTCGAGGGCGTCGTCGTCACCCGCTACGGCCATGAAGCGCCCTGCAAGCATATCGAAATTCTCTCCGCCTCCCATCCCGTGCCGGATGAAGCCGGCGAGAAGGCGGCGAAACGCATACTGGAAACCGTTTCGGATCTGACGGAGGACGATCTGGTGATCGTGCTGATCTCCGGAGGCGGTTCGGCGCTGCTGTCGCTGCCGCCGGAGGGCGTGACGCTCGCTGACAAGATCGCCGTCAACAAGGCGCTGTTGCGCTGCGGGGCGGCGATCGACGAGGTTAATTGCGTGCGCAAGCACCTCTCGGCGATCAAGGGCGGCAGGCTGGCCGCCGCCATCCACCCCGCCCGCTGCCACACGCTGCTGATTTCCGACGTGCCGGGCGACGATCCGGCGATCATAGCCTCGGGCCCGACGGTCGGCGAGACGACCACGGTCGAGGATGCCAGGGCGATCCTGAAGCGCTACGAGATCGACCTGCCCGACCACGTTGCCCGCCATCTCGACACCGAGGCGGCGCGTTGCGTGACGCCTGACGATCCGCGTCTGGCGCGGGCGGAGAACCACATCATCGCCACCCCGTTCATGTCGCTGGAGGCGGCAGCCGACGCGGCGCGCGAGGCCGGGCTCGACGTGCTGGTGCTCGGCGATACGATCGAGGGGGAGGCGAAGGATGTCGGGATCGTCCATGCCGGTATCGCCGGCTCCGTCGTCCACCACGGCGTGCCCGCCAAACGGCCCGCAATCATCCTTTCGGGCGGCGAAACCAGCGTGACCGTGAAGGGTGAGGGAAGGGGCGGCCGCAATGTCGAATTCCTGCTCTCGCTTGCCGTCGAACTCAACGGGCTTGAAGGCGTCTATGCCCTTGCCGGCGATACCGACGGCGTTGACGGGCGCGAAGAGGTGGCCGGCGCCGTGATCGGGCCGGACACGCTCGAACGCGCGCGGTTGCTCGGCCTCGATGCCCGCGCCGCGCTTGCCGACAATGACGGACACGGATTTTTCGAGGCGCTGGGCGACCAGGTGATCACCGGCCCGACGCTCACCAATGTCAATGATTTCCGGGCAATTTTGATTCTCTGA
- a CDS encoding polysaccharide deacetylase family protein, with amino-acid sequence MRRFVTGLAGLCVLALASCASNGERDTTILKTALLPAPARVISDGPNAIEVITTGSIGEIMPIEEAPLQLGSIHSRVVDGADRGAQVMTISLGEDGRPEHHPLAGRTIYLDETRDITLAPLEVVLTFDDGPVPGRTNVVLDALDAYGVKGLFFMVGQMAHYYPETAAMVSEGGHTIATHTYSHPYLPALGHDAAVANIDKGRAVVQETTGETPYFFRFPYLAENEWLDRALASRGLIPVGADVDSLDYREATTEQLVERVMRGLEARGGGIVLMHDLQGRTARAIGPLLARLEEGGYKVVQLKYGTPPLKDDTLVARLQTNPLR; translated from the coding sequence ATGCGTCGTTTTGTAACCGGTCTTGCAGGCCTTTGCGTTCTCGCGCTCGCTTCCTGCGCCTCCAACGGGGAGCGCGATACCACGATCCTCAAGACCGCGCTGCTGCCGGCTCCGGCGCGCGTTATCTCGGACGGTCCGAATGCCATCGAGGTCATCACCACGGGTTCGATTGGGGAGATCATGCCGATAGAGGAAGCGCCGCTGCAGCTCGGGTCCATCCATTCGCGAGTCGTGGACGGCGCCGATCGCGGCGCGCAGGTCATGACCATCAGCCTCGGCGAGGACGGCCGGCCGGAACACCATCCGCTCGCGGGCCGCACGATCTATCTGGACGAGACCCGAGACATCACGCTGGCACCGCTCGAAGTGGTGCTGACCTTTGATGACGGCCCGGTGCCCGGTCGCACCAATGTGGTGCTGGATGCGCTCGATGCTTATGGCGTCAAGGGCCTGTTCTTCATGGTCGGCCAGATGGCGCATTATTATCCCGAGACGGCGGCGATGGTCTCCGAAGGCGGCCACACGATCGCCACCCACACGTATTCGCACCCCTATCTGCCGGCCCTTGGCCATGACGCGGCCGTCGCCAATATCGACAAGGGCAGGGCGGTTGTGCAAGAGACGACCGGCGAGACGCCGTATTTCTTCCGCTTTCCTTATCTCGCCGAAAACGAATGGCTCGACCGTGCGCTTGCCAGCCGCGGCCTGATCCCTGTCGGCGCCGATGTCGATTCCCTCGATTATCGCGAGGCGACCACCGAGCAACTGGTGGAGCGGGTGATGCGCGGCCTTGAGGCCCGCGGCGGCGGCATCGTGCTGATGCATGATCTGCAGGGCCGCACGGCCCGCGCCATCGGCCCGCTGCTCGCGCGGCTGGAGGAGGGCGGCTACAAGGTGGTGCAGCTTAAATACGGCACCCCGCCGCTAAAGGACGATACGCTGGTGGCGCGGCTCCAGACAAATCCCCTGCGATAG
- the leuB gene encoding 3-isopropylmalate dehydrogenase: MSHRKLFLLPGDGIGPEITEEFVKVISLLNDKASAGFEIERGLVGGAAYDAHGKAISDDDMARAMAADAVMFAAVGGPKWDNVAYDVRPEAGLLRLRKDLELFANLRPAICYAALAASSSLKPELVEGLDILIVRELTGGVYFGEPKEIIDLGNGQQRAIDTQVYDTYEIERIAAVAFELARTRDNRVCSMEKRNVMKSGLFWNQVVTRVHKEKFADVELSHMLADAGGMQLVRAPKQFDVIVTDNLFGDMLSDVAAMLTGSLGMLPSASLGAEDAVTGKRKAMYEPVHGSAPDIAGQGVANPLAMLASFAMCLRYSFNMIEEAEALDAAIAKVLDDGLRTGDIMAPGCRKVGTSEMGDAVVAAFAATLGV; encoded by the coding sequence ATGAGCCATCGTAAACTCTTTCTTCTGCCCGGCGACGGCATCGGCCCGGAAATCACCGAGGAATTCGTCAAGGTCATCAGCCTTTTGAACGACAAGGCCAGCGCGGGTTTTGAAATCGAGCGCGGACTTGTCGGTGGCGCGGCCTATGATGCCCATGGCAAGGCGATCTCCGACGATGACATGGCGCGGGCGATGGCTGCCGATGCGGTGATGTTCGCCGCCGTCGGCGGTCCGAAATGGGACAATGTCGCCTATGACGTGCGCCCGGAAGCAGGCCTGCTGCGCCTGCGCAAGGATCTGGAACTGTTCGCCAATCTGCGCCCGGCGATCTGCTATGCCGCTCTTGCGGCGTCGTCCTCGCTGAAGCCGGAACTGGTCGAAGGCCTCGATATCCTGATCGTGCGCGAGCTCACCGGCGGCGTCTATTTCGGCGAGCCGAAGGAAATCATCGACCTCGGCAATGGTCAGCAGCGCGCGATCGACACTCAGGTCTACGATACCTACGAGATCGAGCGCATCGCCGCCGTCGCCTTTGAACTGGCGCGCACCCGCGATAACCGCGTCTGCTCGATGGAGAAGCGCAATGTGATGAAGTCCGGCCTGTTCTGGAACCAGGTCGTGACGCGCGTTCACAAGGAAAAATTCGCCGATGTCGAGCTGTCGCACATGCTCGCCGACGCCGGCGGCATGCAGCTCGTGCGCGCGCCTAAGCAGTTCGACGTGATCGTCACCGACAACCTGTTCGGCGACATGCTCTCGGATGTGGCCGCGATGCTGACCGGCTCGCTCGGCATGCTGCCCTCGGCCTCGCTCGGCGCGGAAGATGCCGTCACCGGCAAGCGCAAGGCGATGTACGAGCCCGTCCATGGCTCGGCGCCCGATATCGCAGGGCAGGGCGTTGCCAATCCGCTCGCCATGCTGGCCTCGTTCGCCATGTGCCTGCGCTATTCGTTCAACATGATCGAAGAGGCTGAAGCGCTCGACGCCGCGATCGCCAAGGTGCTCGATGACGGGCTGCGCACCGGCGACATTATGGCGCCCGGCTGCCGCAAGGTCGGCACCAGCGAAATGGGCGATGCCGTGGTCGCCGCCTTTGCCGCCACGCTCGGCGTTTGA
- a CDS encoding phosphatase PAP2 family protein gives MNETREDLPKTGIRMPPLFWKRRVAHETFRLSATCWPWFLLPAATLALLCMATLDGPVASARDAMSSRFQDFAARLTDVTTAPWILGASGTVTVLAYVAIACLASPRVKFRAALVLHQGFYLFCSVALASATVNVVKRLIGRARPTLFDTVGDLHFNVGVWAYDYASFPSGHSTTSGAIFAGLALLYPRLGPFFAAFAIFFGFARIAVGAHYPSDVSAGLFYGAWISVLVACFFARYRLLFAVPERGLPVRRTRPRLRDRLRS, from the coding sequence ATGAACGAGACCCGCGAAGACCTTCCCAAAACCGGTATCCGCATGCCGCCGTTGTTCTGGAAGCGGCGCGTTGCGCACGAGACCTTCCGCCTTTCCGCCACCTGCTGGCCGTGGTTTCTTCTGCCCGCCGCGACTCTGGCGCTGTTATGCATGGCGACGCTTGACGGCCCGGTGGCCTCCGCGCGCGATGCCATGTCGTCGCGGTTCCAGGATTTCGCCGCGCGGCTGACCGATGTCACCACCGCGCCGTGGATATTGGGCGCAAGCGGGACTGTGACCGTCCTCGCCTATGTCGCTATCGCCTGCCTTGCCAGCCCGCGGGTGAAATTCCGCGCCGCGCTTGTGCTGCATCAGGGTTTTTACCTGTTCTGTTCCGTCGCGCTCGCCAGCGCCACCGTCAATGTCGTCAAACGCCTGATCGGCCGGGCGCGTCCGACGCTGTTCGATACGGTCGGCGACCTGCACTTCAATGTCGGCGTCTGGGCCTATGATTACGCAAGCTTCCCCTCGGGCCATTCGACGACATCGGGCGCGATCTTCGCCGGGCTGGCGCTGCTCTATCCACGGCTCGGGCCGTTCTTCGCCGCCTTCGCCATCTTCTTCGGCTTCGCCCGCATCGCCGTTGGCGCGCATTATCCAAGCGATGTCTCGGCGGGCCTGTTCTACGGGGCCTGGATTTCCGTGCTCGTGGCCTGCTTTTTCGCTCGCTACCGGCTGCTGTTCGCCGTGCCGGAAAGGGGCCTGCCGGTGCGTCGAACGCGTCCGCGCCTGCGCGACCGGTTGCGGTCGTAA
- a CDS encoding phosphatase PAP2 family protein codes for MTVRYRWFSQRRKLKDQKWPCTHWRGFMVGVAGLLFVAFAILDYPVGLMARDLSGPIREYGEFITHFGQSEWILITSVLVFALGMTAAGAADEADRRTRAKGVFLAQAASFVFAAVALSGLAVNLLKGLIGRPRPNMLVYYDLSPFAFDPMSFAGQYSSFPSGHATTVAAIFTAAAFFLPRHRILFFSLAVCIAMSRIIVGAHYPSDVIAGLAFGSWFTYLTAIIFSRYRMVFSIDPHGWPVPRNGFSALKPEFMRKHPHHAAPQTDLDLTTQKGH; via the coding sequence ATGACGGTACGCTACCGCTGGTTCAGCCAGCGCAGAAAACTCAAGGACCAGAAGTGGCCGTGCACGCATTGGCGCGGTTTCATGGTCGGCGTGGCGGGCCTTTTGTTCGTCGCCTTCGCGATCCTCGATTATCCCGTCGGGCTGATGGCCCGCGATCTCTCCGGTCCGATCAGGGAGTATGGCGAGTTCATCACCCATTTCGGCCAGTCGGAGTGGATACTGATCACCAGTGTCCTTGTGTTCGCGCTTGGCATGACGGCGGCCGGGGCGGCGGATGAGGCGGATCGGCGCACCCGCGCCAAGGGCGTGTTTCTGGCGCAGGCGGCAAGCTTCGTGTTTGCCGCGGTCGCGCTTTCCGGCCTGGCCGTCAATCTTCTGAAGGGGCTGATCGGCAGGCCGCGGCCGAACATGCTGGTCTATTACGACCTGAGCCCGTTTGCCTTCGATCCCATGAGCTTTGCCGGGCAGTATTCCAGTTTCCCTTCGGGGCATGCCACCACGGTTGCCGCGATCTTCACGGCGGCGGCGTTTTTCCTGCCGCGCCACCGCATCCTGTTTTTCAGCCTCGCCGTCTGCATAGCGATGAGCCGCATCATCGTAGGCGCGCATTATCCGAGCGATGTCATCGCCGGGCTCGCCTTCGGAAGCTGGTTTACGTATCTGACCGCGATCATCTTTTCGCGCTATCGCATGGTGTTCAGCATCGATCCGCACGGCTGGCCGGTGCCGCGCAACGGCTTTTCCGCGCTGAAGCCGGAATTCATGCGCAAGCACCCGCACCATGCAGCGCCGCAAACAGACCTTGACTTGACCACGCAAAAGGGTCATTAG
- a CDS encoding aspartate-semialdehyde dehydrogenase produces the protein MGFKIAVVGATGNVGREMLSILEERGFPADEVVALASSRSVGTEVSYGDKTLKVKNLENHDFSDTDICLMSAGGTVSQKWSPKIAAKGCVVIDNSSAWRYDADVPLIVPEVNPDAIEGFRKRNIIANPNCSTAQLVVALKPLHDRATIKRLVVSTYQSVSGAGKDGMDELFNQTRAVFVADPIETKKFTKRIAFNVIPHIDSFMEDGYTKEEWKVLAETKKMLDPKIRVTCTAVRVPVFIGHSESVNIEFEKEITADEARDILREAPGCQVIDKHEDGGYMTPVECAGEDSTFISRIREDATVENGLAMWVVADNLRKGAALNAIQIAELLVERKLVKPRAMA, from the coding sequence ATGGGTTTCAAGATTGCAGTCGTGGGCGCTACCGGCAATGTCGGGCGCGAAATGCTGTCCATCCTCGAAGAGCGCGGCTTTCCCGCCGATGAGGTCGTGGCGCTCGCCTCCAGCCGTTCCGTCGGCACGGAAGTCTCCTACGGCGACAAGACGCTGAAGGTGAAGAACCTCGAAAACCATGACTTTTCCGACACCGATATCTGCCTGATGTCGGCCGGCGGCACGGTCTCGCAGAAGTGGTCGCCGAAAATTGCCGCCAAGGGCTGCGTCGTCATCGACAACTCCTCGGCCTGGCGTTACGACGCCGACGTGCCGCTGATCGTGCCGGAGGTCAATCCGGATGCGATCGAGGGCTTCCGCAAGCGCAACATCATCGCCAACCCGAACTGCTCGACCGCCCAGCTCGTTGTCGCGCTGAAGCCGCTGCATGATCGCGCCACGATCAAGCGGCTGGTGGTCTCGACCTATCAATCGGTTTCGGGCGCCGGCAAGGACGGCATGGATGAACTGTTCAACCAGACCCGCGCCGTCTTCGTCGCCGACCCGATCGAGACCAAGAAGTTCACCAAGCGCATCGCCTTCAACGTGATTCCGCACATCGACAGCTTCATGGAAGACGGCTACACCAAGGAAGAATGGAAGGTGCTGGCCGAGACCAAGAAGATGCTCGACCCGAAGATCAGGGTCACCTGCACCGCCGTGCGCGTGCCGGTGTTCATCGGCCATTCGGAATCGGTCAATATCGAGTTCGAGAAGGAAATCACAGCCGATGAGGCTCGCGACATCCTGCGCGAGGCGCCCGGCTGCCAGGTGATCGACAAGCATGAGGACGGCGGCTACATGACCCCGGTCGAATGCGCCGGCGAGGACTCCACCTTCATCTCCCGCATCCGCGAGGATGCGACCGTCGAGAATGGCCTCGCCATGTGGGTGGTCGCCGACAATCTGCGCAAGGGCGCGGCGCTGAACGCGATCCAGATCGCGGAGCTGCTGGTGGAGCGCAAGCTGGTGAAGCCGCGCGCGATGGCGTGA
- a CDS encoding carbonic anhydrase has translation MCDQCDSGTLGRRGLLMGGLALSLAVPFGGRAFAQTTATPPASPDEAIQRLMDGNARYVANTPNNADHSVTRNTRAAGQSPFAAIVACADSRVVPELIFDQAPGDLFVVRVAGNFLSEDGIASLEFAAAVLGVQAVMVLGHTSCGAIRATIDSIRDNELPPGHLPSLVNAIRPAVYNAMQQNPEDLLAAATAENAVYNARIAAETGPILSDMNESGTVKSIAGVYDIATGKVAFL, from the coding sequence ATGTGCGATCAATGCGATAGTGGAACACTCGGCCGTCGCGGCCTATTGATGGGCGGTTTGGCGCTTTCGCTTGCGGTTCCGTTTGGCGGGCGCGCTTTCGCCCAAACCACGGCCACCCCGCCGGCTTCCCCCGATGAGGCGATCCAGCGCCTGATGGACGGCAATGCGCGCTATGTCGCCAACACGCCGAACAATGCCGACCACTCGGTGACGCGCAACACCAGGGCTGCCGGCCAGTCGCCCTTTGCCGCGATCGTCGCCTGCGCGGATTCGCGCGTGGTGCCGGAACTGATCTTCGATCAGGCGCCGGGCGATCTGTTCGTCGTACGCGTCGCCGGAAATTTCCTGAGTGAGGACGGCATCGCCAGCCTCGAATTCGCGGCCGCCGTTCTCGGCGTTCAGGCCGTCATGGTTCTCGGCCACACCAGTTGCGGGGCGATACGCGCGACCATCGATTCGATCCGCGATAACGAACTGCCGCCGGGCCATCTGCCGAGCCTGGTCAATGCCATTCGTCCCGCCGTCTACAACGCCATGCAGCAGAACCCCGAGGATCTGCTTGCCGCCGCTACCGCCGAGAATGCGGTCTATAACGCCCGCATCGCCGCGGAAACCGGACCAATTCTCAGCGACATGAATGAATCGGGCACGGTGAAATCAATCGCCGGCGTCTACGATATCGCGACCGGCAAGGTGGCATTTCTGTAA
- a CDS encoding helix-turn-helix domain-containing protein: protein MADSVTIAPIVRSSVLTCAADQAAMQPWIDMECFQLGSGKTVCRMETIDLGSQQVVHEDQAASVQKIGKTPANLCTLSYCTPDQAFRFSDQGINHPDTVFFLPEHTYFDLYVPVGTRTTYISFDQTAFIRGARILNPRRWEKAPETIRSWTTPSKGGLAADIMAFTDQAAPERGTPCDNAMIRDLLLQSALQVAAHSEGFEGLSRAARARAFAVCSLARAYIESCVESDRLPTIVDICAATGVSQRRLQYAFHEYIGMSPNAYLRLLRLNRARAALAAASPHQTTVTRVAMQHGFLHFGRFSGDYRRIFGETPSVTLAACRRN from the coding sequence ATGGCCGATAGTGTAACGATTGCGCCGATAGTGCGATCGTCGGTGCTGACATGCGCGGCCGACCAGGCCGCGATGCAGCCATGGATCGACATGGAGTGTTTTCAACTCGGCAGCGGCAAAACCGTTTGCCGCATGGAAACGATCGACCTCGGAAGCCAGCAGGTCGTGCATGAGGATCAGGCCGCATCGGTCCAGAAGATCGGCAAAACGCCGGCCAATCTGTGTACGCTTTCCTATTGCACCCCGGACCAGGCATTCCGGTTTTCCGATCAGGGCATCAACCATCCGGATACCGTGTTTTTTCTGCCGGAGCACACATATTTCGATCTTTACGTGCCAGTCGGCACGCGCACGACCTATATCAGCTTCGATCAGACCGCCTTTATCCGAGGAGCGCGGATACTCAACCCGCGACGCTGGGAGAAGGCGCCAGAGACGATCCGGTCATGGACCACGCCCTCGAAAGGGGGGCTCGCCGCAGATATCATGGCCTTCACTGACCAGGCAGCCCCTGAGCGCGGCACACCATGCGATAACGCGATGATCAGGGACCTGCTGCTGCAATCCGCCCTGCAGGTGGCCGCCCATAGCGAGGGCTTCGAGGGCCTTTCGCGTGCCGCGCGCGCCCGCGCCTTTGCCGTTTGCAGCCTCGCGCGCGCCTATATAGAAAGCTGCGTGGAAAGCGACCGACTGCCGACGATCGTGGATATCTGCGCGGCCACCGGCGTCTCGCAACGCCGGCTGCAATATGCGTTTCATGAATATATCGGCATGTCGCCCAATGCCTATCTGCGCCTGCTGCGCCTCAACCGGGCGCGTGCGGCGCTTGCCGCAGCCAGCCCGCACCAGACGACGGTGACGCGGGTGGCGATGCAGCACGGCTTCCTGCATTTTGGCCGTTTCTCGGGCGATTACAGGCGCATCTTCGGCGAAACGCCGTCGGTCACGCTCGCCGCTTGCCGCCGGAACTGA
- a CDS encoding CaiB/BaiF CoA transferase family protein, with protein MPALPLEGIKVVDFSRVLAGPLSTQVLGDLGADVIKIEHPERGDDTRDWGIRIGETETTYYYAFNRNKRSVALDLADPAMVEAARALVADADVVVENFKQGGMERFGLGFEDLLKINPRIIYCSIAGYDRAGEEAKRSGYDLVVQGESGLMAINGEAGRPPLKFGVAVVDMFTGMYAAQAILAALVQVQRTGRGRRVDLSLYDCGVTLSAYYGLDALVMKSDPPRYGNAHPSIVPYGVFDAADGPLVIAVGNNRQFRSLCQDALGRADMADDPRYATNILRSQHRDALIPELERELLKHRRTDLLKNLSAAGIPCGEVLGLYEALTHPRTAASEMVVTHRTAQGEDVAFTAPPWRIDGERCAVRPPPTLGEHTVEVLASLKKD; from the coding sequence ATGCCGGCTCTACCCCTGGAAGGAATTAAGGTTGTCGATTTTTCACGGGTGCTCGCCGGTCCGCTGAGCACCCAGGTTCTTGGCGACCTCGGCGCCGATGTCATCAAGATCGAGCATCCCGAGCGCGGCGACGACACGCGCGATTGGGGCATCCGGATCGGCGAGACCGAGACGACCTATTACTACGCCTTCAACCGCAACAAGCGCTCGGTTGCGCTCGACCTCGCCGATCCGGCCATGGTCGAGGCGGCGCGCGCGCTGGTCGCAGATGCCGATGTCGTCGTGGAAAATTTCAAGCAGGGCGGGATGGAGCGCTTCGGCCTCGGTTTCGAGGATCTGCTGAAGATCAACCCCCGGATCATCTATTGCTCGATCGCCGGCTATGACCGGGCCGGGGAAGAGGCCAAGCGCTCGGGTTACGACCTCGTCGTCCAGGGCGAGAGCGGCCTGATGGCGATCAATGGCGAGGCCGGGCGTCCGCCGCTGAAATTCGGCGTCGCTGTCGTCGACATGTTTACCGGCATGTATGCGGCCCAGGCGATACTCGCCGCGCTGGTGCAGGTTCAAAGGACCGGACGCGGCCGTCGCGTCGATCTCTCGCTCTATGATTGCGGCGTGACGCTCAGCGCCTATTACGGACTCGATGCCCTGGTGATGAAATCGGATCCGCCGCGATACGGCAATGCGCATCCGTCGATCGTGCCCTATGGCGTGTTCGACGCGGCTGACGGACCGCTCGTCATCGCGGTCGGCAACAACCGCCAGTTCAGGTCCCTGTGCCAGGATGCGCTTGGACGGGCGGATATGGCCGATGATCCACGCTATGCCACCAACATCCTGCGATCGCAGCACCGTGATGCGCTGATCCCGGAACTGGAGCGTGAACTGCTCAAACACAGGCGCACGGACCTGCTGAAGAACCTCTCGGCAGCCGGCATTCCATGCGGCGAGGTCCTGGGGCTCTACGAAGCGCTGACACATCCGCGCACCGCGGCGTCCGAGATGGTGGTCACGCACCGAACGGCGCAGGGAGAGGACGTCGCCTTTACCGCCCCGCCATGGCGCATTGACGGTGAACGCTGCGCCGTTCGTCCACCGCCGACCCTCGGGGAACATACCGTCGAGGTTCTCGCCAGCCTGAAGAAGGACTGA
- a CDS encoding AbrB family transcriptional regulator: MIQYLPYGIRLLVIFTVAAAGAWGAVAAGMPLPWMLGPLFAAAAVAMAKPKVFGAIPVMPTPLRNIFIPIIGLMIGSQVTPQTIMHMGKWWPSLLLVIPFALVTQMISYALLKRLGGFDRATAFFASSPGGVVEAVIISERFNGDPTLTVVQHLARISLAVTIIPLLLTVYVGHPVGSASGASAPDAVNPIGVLDTLLMAAAAFVGAYVARKIHLPAANMIGPMIASAALHSTGLTFALIPTSLVQVTQLVIGASLGGRFAAVDMRTLYKSVMLSLPLIVVSLSVAAVAGLTVSMLGYNSVIVGFIAFAPGGVTEMGLIAISIDADPVYVACHHIVRIFTAVLFLPLIYRFLIAPRQGA, encoded by the coding sequence ATGATCCAATACCTGCCTTACGGCATACGGCTTCTGGTCATCTTTACGGTCGCCGCGGCGGGCGCCTGGGGCGCGGTTGCCGCCGGGATGCCCTTGCCCTGGATGCTCGGGCCGCTTTTCGCGGCGGCGGCGGTGGCGATGGCCAAGCCTAAGGTTTTCGGCGCGATACCGGTGATGCCGACGCCGCTGCGGAACATCTTCATTCCCATCATCGGCCTCATGATCGGATCCCAGGTCACGCCGCAGACGATCATGCATATGGGAAAGTGGTGGCCGTCGCTGCTTCTTGTGATTCCGTTCGCGCTCGTGACGCAGATGATCAGCTATGCGCTTCTGAAACGGCTGGGCGGCTTTGATCGCGCCACCGCCTTCTTCGCCTCCTCGCCGGGCGGCGTCGTGGAGGCGGTGATCATCAGCGAGCGGTTCAATGGCGACCCGACGCTCACGGTGGTGCAGCATCTGGCGCGGATTTCGCTTGCGGTCACCATCATCCCTCTGCTGCTGACCGTCTATGTCGGCCACCCCGTCGGTAGCGCGAGCGGGGCAAGCGCGCCCGACGCGGTGAACCCGATCGGAGTGCTGGATACCCTGCTGATGGCCGCGGCCGCCTTCGTCGGCGCCTATGTCGCCCGCAAGATCCACCTGCCGGCGGCCAATATGATCGGTCCGATGATCGCGAGCGCGGCGCTGCATTCGACCGGGCTCACATTCGCCCTGATCCCGACATCGCTCGTCCAGGTCACCCAACTCGTCATCGGCGCCAGCCTTGGCGGACGGTTCGCGGCGGTCGACATGCGCACGCTCTACAAATCGGTGATGCTGTCGCTTCCGCTGATCGTCGTTTCCCTGTCGGTGGCGGCGGTGGCGGGCCTGACGGTTTCGATGCTGGGATATAATTCCGTGATCGTCGGTTTCATTGCCTTCGCGCCGGGCGGCGTGACGGAAATGGGCCTGATCGCCATTTCAATCGACGCCGATCCTGTCTACGTCGCCTGCCACCATATCGTCCGGATATTCACGGCCGTCCTCTTCCTACCCCTGATCTACCGCTTCCTGATCGCGCCAAGACAAGGAGCCTGA